One genomic segment of Kocuria rhizophila DC2201 includes these proteins:
- a CDS encoding heparan-alpha-glucosaminide N-acetyltransferase domain-containing protein: MATATDGAPRKRRLVGIDAARGLALIGLMAIHLLPAWNEQTGEASWSWRLFSGHSAALFALLAGVGLALGSGARQPREGRALTADRVSVLVRALLIVTVGMTVNAAMPEDPPAYNILFYYGMFFILAIPFLHARPKTLFIWAAAFGILSPLLMQRMLNVLPEWLYYNPTLPNVLSNPAGTLSQLLLTGNYPALPYMTYLLVGMGLGRLDLRAVRTQVRLVIVGVALTVLAQLVSAVLLYGLGGYSVLQEASRLSESKLDEILVWGTGSLPTDTGWWLAITTPHSNTPLAIATSLGLSLAVLGVFLLISQKIGDWLLPLSAMGSMTLTLYSAHLLALSLELHYDSPYLWYLVHVLVAAVFAVIWQRTLGQGPLERVVAYCAKGTRRLVAGQGGNANPGKTRNS, translated from the coding sequence GTGGCAACCGCAACGGACGGGGCGCCACGCAAGCGGCGACTGGTGGGGATCGATGCCGCCCGGGGGCTGGCACTGATCGGGCTCATGGCCATCCACCTGCTGCCCGCGTGGAACGAGCAGACCGGGGAGGCCAGCTGGTCCTGGCGACTGTTCTCCGGGCACTCGGCGGCCCTGTTCGCGCTGCTGGCCGGAGTGGGCCTGGCGCTGGGCTCCGGCGCCCGACAACCACGCGAGGGGCGAGCCCTGACCGCTGACCGGGTGAGTGTCCTGGTCCGCGCCCTGCTGATCGTCACGGTGGGTATGACCGTTAACGCCGCGATGCCGGAGGATCCTCCCGCCTACAACATCCTGTTCTACTACGGCATGTTCTTCATCCTGGCCATCCCGTTCCTGCATGCCCGCCCCAAGACGCTGTTCATCTGGGCCGCCGCGTTCGGGATCCTCTCGCCCCTGCTGATGCAGCGCATGCTGAATGTCCTGCCGGAGTGGTTGTACTACAACCCCACGCTGCCCAATGTCCTCAGCAACCCCGCGGGCACGCTTTCTCAGCTCCTGCTGACGGGCAATTATCCGGCGCTGCCGTACATGACGTATCTACTGGTGGGGATGGGGCTGGGCCGCCTGGATCTACGGGCAGTGCGCACTCAGGTCCGCCTGGTGATCGTGGGCGTCGCGCTCACCGTGTTGGCCCAGCTCGTGTCCGCCGTGCTCCTCTACGGCCTCGGGGGCTACTCCGTATTGCAGGAGGCATCGCGCTTGAGCGAGTCCAAGCTCGACGAGATCCTGGTGTGGGGTACCGGCTCACTACCGACCGACACCGGGTGGTGGTTGGCCATCACGACCCCGCATTCCAACACGCCGCTGGCCATTGCGACCAGCCTCGGACTGAGTCTGGCGGTGCTGGGGGTGTTCCTGCTGATCAGTCAGAAGATCGGGGACTGGCTCCTGCCGTTGTCGGCGATGGGATCGATGACCCTCACGCTGTACTCGGCGCACCTGCTGGCCCTGTCCCTCGAGCTGCATTACGACTCCCCCTACCTCTGGTACCTCGTCCACGTACTGGTGGCCGCCGTCTTCGCGGTCATCTGGCAGCGGACTCTTGGGCAGGGACCGCTCGAGCGGGTGGTCGCCTACTGCGCGAAGGGCACGCGCCGCCTCGTCGCCGGGCAGGGCGGCAATGCCAATCCTGGAAAGACCCGCAACTCCTAA
- a CDS encoding type I restriction-modification system subunit M encodes MARRAAKTKPAKTLEQTLWDAADKLRGNQEPSEYKHVVLGLVFLKYVSDRFEERREQLKGELAAEGIKPERIESFLEDRDEYASQNVFWVPSLARWGYVQSVAKQPEIGQQIDQAMDLIEKENPSLRGVLPRNYGRDGLDKRRLGELVDLIGSIGFTETDDHGADDVLGRVYEYFLGQFAGKETGKDAGAFYTPRSVVRTLVEMLEPYKGRVYDPAAGSGGMFVQSAEFVKAHGGKRTDISVYGQEFTDTTWKLAKMNLALRGIEADMGTHSADSFTEDLHPDLRADFVIANPPFNVSDWWDAKLADDPRWKYGTPPKGNANFAWVQHFLHHLAPYGTAGFVLANGSLSSKSSGEGETRQRLVEAGLVDCIVAMPDKLFFNTGIPVSLWFVSKGRDGNGHRARKGEVLFIDARKLGRMESRKLRVLDNDDIGKIAGTYHAWRDHDGGYQNETGFAKAAKIEEIEKHDFVLTPGRYVGAAEAEVDDEPIDEKIERLTTELFAEFERGRELEDEVRARLRGVL; translated from the coding sequence ATGGCGAGACGGGCCGCGAAGACGAAGCCAGCGAAGACGCTGGAACAGACACTGTGGGATGCCGCTGACAAACTCAGGGGCAACCAGGAGCCCAGCGAGTACAAGCATGTCGTGCTGGGTCTGGTATTCCTCAAGTACGTCTCCGACCGGTTCGAGGAGCGCCGCGAGCAGCTCAAGGGCGAGCTGGCCGCCGAGGGCATCAAGCCCGAGCGGATCGAGTCGTTCTTGGAGGATCGCGACGAGTACGCGAGCCAGAACGTTTTCTGGGTACCATCCCTCGCGCGATGGGGCTACGTGCAGTCGGTGGCGAAGCAGCCTGAGATCGGCCAGCAGATCGACCAGGCGATGGATCTCATCGAGAAGGAGAACCCCTCCCTGCGCGGCGTGCTCCCTCGCAACTATGGCCGGGACGGTCTCGACAAGCGCCGTCTCGGTGAGCTGGTCGATCTCATCGGTTCGATCGGCTTCACTGAGACCGACGATCACGGCGCAGACGATGTGCTCGGCCGCGTGTACGAGTATTTCCTGGGCCAGTTCGCGGGCAAAGAGACTGGCAAGGACGCCGGAGCGTTCTACACGCCACGCTCCGTCGTCCGGACGCTCGTGGAGATGCTGGAGCCCTACAAGGGTCGCGTCTATGACCCAGCAGCAGGCTCTGGCGGCATGTTCGTGCAGTCAGCGGAGTTCGTGAAGGCCCACGGCGGCAAGCGCACTGACATCTCTGTGTACGGGCAGGAGTTCACCGATACCACGTGGAAACTGGCGAAGATGAACCTGGCCTTGCGGGGCATCGAGGCTGACATGGGCACGCACTCGGCTGATTCATTCACCGAGGATCTCCACCCAGACCTGCGCGCTGACTTCGTAATCGCGAACCCGCCGTTCAACGTGTCTGACTGGTGGGATGCGAAGCTCGCCGACGATCCCCGATGGAAATACGGAACACCACCGAAGGGCAACGCGAACTTCGCATGGGTGCAACACTTCCTTCACCATCTTGCTCCCTACGGCACAGCAGGGTTCGTGCTCGCCAACGGGTCACTGTCTTCCAAGAGCAGTGGCGAGGGCGAGACCCGTCAGCGGCTCGTCGAGGCGGGCCTGGTCGACTGCATCGTCGCGATGCCCGACAAACTGTTCTTCAACACTGGCATCCCCGTGTCACTGTGGTTCGTTTCCAAGGGGCGTGACGGCAACGGGCACCGCGCGCGCAAAGGGGAGGTGCTGTTTATTGACGCCCGCAAGCTCGGCCGGATGGAGTCACGCAAACTGCGCGTGCTCGATAACGACGACATCGGGAAGATCGCGGGCACGTACCATGCGTGGCGCGACCACGACGGCGGTTACCAGAACGAGACTGGGTTCGCGAAGGCCGCGAAGATCGAAGAAATCGAGAAGCATGACTTCGTCCTGACCCCTGGCCGCTACGTAGGTGCGGCGGAGGCGGAGGTTGACGACGAGCCGATCGACGAGAAAATCGAGCGCCTCACGACCGAGCTATTTGCAGAATTCGAGCGCGGACGTGAGCTTGAAGATGAGGTTCGTGCTCGACTGAGAGGTGTGCTTTGA